One genomic segment of Salinigranum rubrum includes these proteins:
- the glmS gene encoding glutamine--fructose-6-phosphate transaminase (isomerizing): MCGIIGYAGEDRALPVLRTGLENLEYRGYDSVGVALRGHEGLRLFKQAGRIKDLSLPEDDDSVVGIGHTRWSTHGEPTDANAHPHTDCTGTVAVVHNGIIENYDSLREELSDHPFTSETDTEVVPHLIEEYLAEGDDLPTAVDRTLERLEGTFALGIVSTEFDGIVAARQDSPLVIGHGERGAFIASDVTAFLEHTREVTYVEDGDVAVLSNGGVEIRNGGEVVERPREHVEWEAEAAEKSGYEHYMLKEIHEQPTALRQTLSGRIDELNGEVDLDIDLPKEYLNSLEEVTFVACGTSYHAGLYAAQLVESLADVRASAEIASEYEFDGGRDPWRTLVVPVTQSGETADTLSALRRAKRAGARSLAVTNTLGSTVTREADETVFIRAGPEIGVAATKTFVSQVATLALLSVAFARARGELSTTDAIEFLGHVRQLPGAVQKVLDEEAAFKEAATEYADGEAFFFIGRKLGYPVALEGALKLKEIAYVHAEGFAAGELKHGPLALVTPKSPVLAVLTQGSSPEATLNNVKEVESRGAPVLGCTSLRDAEKFLDVTFDMPELGALSPLIANVCFQLFAYHVAKLKGRSIDKPRNLAKSVTVE; this comes from the coding sequence ATGTGTGGAATCATCGGATACGCGGGCGAGGACCGGGCACTGCCGGTTCTCCGGACCGGACTGGAGAACCTCGAGTACCGCGGCTACGACTCCGTCGGGGTCGCACTCCGCGGTCACGAGGGGCTCCGCCTGTTCAAGCAGGCGGGGCGCATCAAGGACCTCTCGCTCCCCGAGGACGACGACTCGGTCGTCGGCATCGGCCACACGCGCTGGAGCACGCACGGCGAACCGACGGACGCGAACGCGCACCCACACACCGACTGTACGGGCACCGTTGCGGTCGTCCACAACGGCATCATCGAGAACTACGACAGCCTCCGCGAGGAGCTCTCTGACCACCCGTTCACCTCGGAGACGGACACGGAGGTCGTCCCGCACCTCATCGAGGAGTACCTCGCGGAGGGTGACGACCTGCCGACGGCCGTCGACCGGACCCTCGAACGACTCGAGGGGACGTTCGCGCTCGGCATCGTCAGCACCGAGTTCGACGGCATCGTCGCCGCGCGGCAGGACAGCCCGCTCGTCATCGGCCACGGGGAGCGGGGCGCGTTCATCGCCAGCGACGTCACCGCCTTCCTCGAACACACCCGCGAGGTGACGTACGTCGAAGACGGCGACGTCGCCGTCCTCTCGAACGGCGGCGTCGAAATCCGCAACGGCGGCGAGGTCGTCGAGCGCCCCCGCGAGCACGTCGAGTGGGAGGCCGAGGCCGCCGAGAAGAGCGGCTACGAACACTACATGCTCAAGGAGATCCACGAGCAGCCCACGGCCCTCCGCCAGACCCTCTCGGGGCGGATCGACGAACTCAACGGAGAGGTCGACCTCGACATCGACCTCCCGAAGGAGTACCTCAACTCGCTGGAGGAGGTGACGTTCGTCGCCTGCGGGACCTCCTACCACGCGGGGCTGTACGCCGCACAGCTCGTCGAGTCACTGGCCGACGTCCGCGCCTCCGCCGAAATCGCCAGCGAGTACGAGTTCGACGGCGGGCGTGACCCCTGGCGGACGCTCGTCGTCCCGGTGACCCAGAGCGGCGAGACCGCCGACACCCTCTCGGCGCTCCGCCGGGCGAAACGGGCCGGCGCGCGGAGCCTCGCCGTGACGAACACGCTCGGCAGCACCGTGACCCGCGAGGCCGACGAGACGGTGTTCATCCGCGCCGGCCCCGAAATCGGCGTCGCGGCCACGAAGACGTTCGTCTCGCAGGTCGCGACGCTCGCGCTCCTCTCGGTCGCGTTCGCCCGCGCCCGCGGTGAGCTGTCGACGACGGACGCCATCGAGTTCCTCGGACACGTCCGGCAGCTTCCGGGCGCGGTCCAGAAGGTGCTCGACGAGGAGGCGGCGTTCAAGGAGGCCGCGACCGAGTACGCCGACGGCGAGGCGTTCTTCTTCATCGGTCGAAAGCTGGGCTACCCGGTCGCGCTGGAGGGCGCGCTCAAACTGAAGGAGATCGCGTACGTCCACGCCGAGGGCTTCGCCGCGGGCGAGTTGAAGCACGGCCCGCTCGCGCTCGTCACACCCAAGTCACCGGTACTCGCGGTCCTCACGCAGGGGTCGAGCCCCGAGGCGACGCTCAACAACGTGAAGGAGGTCGAATCGCGCGGCGCGCCCGTCCTCGGATGTACCTCCCTCCGCGACGCCGAGAAGTTCCTCGACGTCACCTTCGACATGCCCGAACTGGGCGCCCTCTCGCCGCTCATCGCGAACGTCTGCTTCCAGTTGTTCGCGTACCACGTGGCGAAGCTGAAGGGACGGTCGATCGACAAGCCGCGAAACCTCGCGAAGAGCGTGACGGTGGAGTGA
- a CDS encoding SAF domain-containing protein, protein MVVGREARRDIERGHAITWEDV, encoded by the coding sequence GTGGTCGTCGGCCGGGAAGCGAGACGCGATATCGAACGGGGCCACGCGATCACGTGGGAAGACGTCTGA
- a CDS encoding dTDP-glucose 4,6-dehydratase — translation MSDPKTVAVTGAGGFIGRWVVAELLDRGHVVRGLDDLSNGSRENVAAFVDDPDFELLVGSVRERGDVDALFDADVDACIHLAAEIDVQESLDDPQSHFETNVRGTQVVLEACRADDVRLGLVGTCMVYDMADTSEGIDEEHPVKPASPYAGSKLAAENLAESYYHGYDLPVTILRPFNTYGPFQKTGMAGGVVSIFTSRDLAGEDLKVFGDGTQTRDLLYVTDCARFIVEATFSDAAVGEVINAGTGRDISINDLARVVASPGTEIRNVEHHHPQSEVQKLLCDPTKAEELLGWTPEVSLEEGIGELREWLQS, via the coding sequence ATGAGCGATCCGAAGACGGTCGCCGTGACCGGCGCCGGGGGCTTCATCGGGCGTTGGGTCGTCGCTGAACTCCTCGACCGAGGCCACGTGGTACGAGGACTGGACGACCTCTCCAACGGGTCACGGGAGAACGTCGCCGCCTTCGTCGACGACCCGGACTTCGAACTGCTCGTGGGGAGCGTCCGGGAGCGGGGGGACGTCGACGCGCTCTTCGACGCCGACGTCGACGCCTGTATCCACCTCGCGGCCGAAATCGACGTTCAAGAGAGCCTCGACGACCCACAGTCGCACTTCGAAACGAACGTCAGGGGGACACAGGTGGTGCTCGAAGCGTGCCGTGCTGACGACGTCCGCCTCGGCCTCGTGGGCACCTGCATGGTGTACGACATGGCGGATACGAGCGAGGGAATCGACGAAGAGCACCCGGTGAAGCCGGCCTCGCCGTACGCAGGCTCGAAGCTCGCCGCGGAGAACCTCGCCGAGTCGTACTATCACGGGTACGACCTCCCCGTGACGATCCTTCGCCCGTTCAACACGTACGGCCCCTTCCAGAAGACGGGAATGGCCGGCGGGGTCGTCTCCATCTTCACGAGCCGCGACCTCGCCGGCGAGGATCTGAAGGTGTTCGGCGACGGCACGCAGACCCGCGACTTGCTGTACGTGACCGACTGTGCCCGGTTCATCGTCGAGGCGACCTTCTCGGACGCGGCAGTCGGTGAGGTCATCAACGCGGGAACGGGCCGCGATATCAGCATCAACGACCTGGCCCGGGTCGTCGCCTCGCCGGGGACCGAGATCCGGAACGTCGAGCACCACCACCCCCAAAGCGAGGTCCAGAAACTCCTGTGTGACCCGACGAAAGCGGAGGAACTCCTCGGGTGGACCCCCGAGGTGTCGCTCGAAGAGGGTATCGGGGAACTCCGCGAGTGGCTGCAGTCGTGA
- a CDS encoding methionyl-tRNA formyltransferase, whose amino-acid sequence MKLILFSGSHARHVYVHQQVIDSDVLEVGGVVSMRREDTLPDPPSGWPEHDRELFTHHFERRETVERATYGDRSPTAYEDVAPTLFVDRDELNSERVAEFVRDVDADACLIFGTGLVLEPVLSELPDWRLNFHLGLSPWYKGSATLFWPFYNLQPQFAGGTLHQIIPEPDAGGIIHHSVPELKRGRGVHETAADVVVRFAEETVTILEYLAEQGTLPVEEQTRTGKLFLSSDFEPHHLRVIYDLYDNDIVDEYLDGNLGDKQPSLTDVFEKIDASNPR is encoded by the coding sequence ATGAAACTGATTCTGTTCTCGGGAAGCCACGCGCGCCACGTCTACGTACATCAGCAGGTTATCGACTCCGACGTACTGGAGGTCGGAGGTGTCGTCTCGATGCGACGAGAGGACACCCTCCCGGACCCACCCTCCGGATGGCCGGAGCACGACAGGGAACTGTTCACTCACCACTTCGAGCGACGCGAGACGGTCGAACGGGCCACGTACGGCGACAGGTCCCCGACGGCGTACGAGGACGTTGCCCCGACGCTGTTCGTCGACAGGGACGAACTCAACTCGGAGCGCGTTGCGGAGTTCGTGCGGGACGTCGATGCTGACGCCTGCCTCATCTTCGGCACCGGACTCGTCTTAGAGCCCGTCCTATCCGAACTTCCGGACTGGCGCCTCAACTTCCACCTCGGACTGTCGCCGTGGTACAAGGGCTCGGCGACGCTGTTCTGGCCGTTCTACAATCTCCAGCCACAGTTCGCGGGCGGAACGCTCCATCAGATCATCCCGGAACCGGATGCCGGGGGGATCATCCATCACTCGGTGCCGGAACTGAAACGGGGCCGAGGTGTCCACGAGACGGCGGCGGATGTCGTTGTCCGGTTCGCCGAAGAGACGGTGACGATTCTGGAGTACTTGGCCGAACAGGGGACGCTCCCGGTCGAGGAGCAAACGAGAACTGGAAAACTCTTCCTGTCCAGCGACTTCGAGCCACACCACCTCCGTGTGATCTACGACCTGTACGACAACGACATCGTCGACGAGTACCTCGACGGCAACCTGGGGGACAAACAGCCGAGCCTGACCGACGTATTCGAAAAAATCGACGCGAGCAACCCCCGATAA
- a CDS encoding N-acetylneuraminate synthase family protein, with product MDERESVRIGDRELGHRDDTYVIAEIGANFDGSKRRAKKLIELAAECGADAAKFQAFKADKILSKQGFDGLKEGFQQEWDKPVYEVYRDAELPREWIPELADHCENADIDFLCTPYDKEAVDVLDEFVSVYKIGSGDITWLDYLEYTAEKGKPIILSTGASTLGEIEEAVRAVRSTGNSEIIILQCVTNYPSKAESSHIRAMEGLRDSFGVPVGYSDHTPGLGVSLGAVSRGGCVIEKHFTDDSTRDGPDHPHSLTPDEFGTLVTEVRRINDALGETTKRVYEEEETPAVLQRRSLRAAADIEAGEEITERKLTALRPAPRTR from the coding sequence ATGGACGAACGAGAATCAGTCCGTATCGGCGACCGGGAACTCGGCCATCGGGACGATACGTACGTGATCGCCGAGATCGGAGCGAACTTCGATGGCTCGAAGCGACGGGCGAAGAAACTCATCGAACTGGCCGCCGAGTGCGGCGCCGACGCGGCCAAGTTCCAGGCGTTCAAAGCGGACAAGATCCTCTCCAAACAGGGGTTCGACGGGCTGAAGGAGGGATTTCAACAGGAGTGGGACAAACCGGTGTACGAGGTGTACCGGGACGCCGAACTCCCCCGGGAGTGGATACCCGAACTGGCGGACCACTGTGAGAACGCCGACATCGATTTTCTCTGCACCCCATACGACAAGGAAGCCGTCGACGTTCTCGACGAGTTCGTCTCCGTGTACAAGATCGGCTCCGGCGACATAACCTGGCTCGACTACCTCGAATACACGGCCGAGAAGGGCAAGCCGATCATCCTCTCGACGGGCGCGAGCACGCTCGGAGAGATCGAAGAGGCCGTCAGAGCCGTTCGGTCGACGGGAAACTCCGAGATCATCATCCTACAGTGTGTGACCAACTACCCCTCGAAAGCCGAGTCGTCGCACATCCGTGCGATGGAAGGGCTGAGAGACTCGTTCGGCGTCCCCGTGGGATACTCGGATCACACGCCGGGACTGGGTGTCTCTCTGGGCGCGGTCAGCCGTGGGGGGTGCGTCATCGAGAAACACTTCACTGACGACAGCACCAGGGACGGACCGGACCATCCGCACTCACTCACTCCCGACGAGTTCGGCACCCTGGTCACCGAGGTCAGACGGATCAACGACGCGTTGGGCGAGACGACGAAGCGGGTGTACGAAGAGGAAGAGACGCCCGCAGTGCTTCAGCGTCGGTCACTCAGGGCCGCCGCGGATATCGAGGCCGGCGAGGAGATCACGGAACGAAAACTGACCGCCCTCCGCCCCGCCCCGAGGACGCGCTGA
- a CDS encoding glycosyltransferase family 2 protein produces MSETPSDRTVSVVIPAYNEANTIGGVVSDVAAVADEVVVVDDGSADDTGELASAAGATVLVHEVNKGYDRSLSDGVAYAAEHGADVIVTFDGDGQHDPADIERIVEPVLAGRAAIVVGCRPEYARVAERLFALYAKWRLGVTDPLSGFKAYDVAVYDDIGSFDTYNSVGTYLLLVAERRGYAVEQLGITIEQREDDSRFGSLRGNLVILRALWRTILFDIRSTFERLRE; encoded by the coding sequence ATGTCGGAGACACCGAGCGATCGGACGGTATCAGTAGTCATCCCGGCGTACAACGAGGCGAACACGATCGGAGGAGTCGTCTCCGACGTGGCGGCGGTCGCCGACGAGGTGGTCGTGGTCGACGACGGTTCGGCGGACGACACCGGTGAGCTAGCCAGCGCCGCCGGGGCGACGGTGCTCGTTCACGAGGTGAACAAGGGGTACGACCGATCGCTGAGCGACGGGGTCGCCTACGCAGCGGAACACGGTGCGGACGTCATCGTGACCTTCGACGGCGACGGACAGCACGACCCGGCGGATATCGAACGGATAGTCGAGCCGGTGCTGGCCGGCAGGGCGGCCATCGTCGTCGGGTGCCGTCCGGAGTACGCACGAGTGGCGGAGCGGTTGTTCGCGCTGTACGCGAAGTGGCGGCTGGGGGTGACAGACCCGCTGTCGGGATTCAAGGCGTACGACGTTGCCGTGTACGACGACATCGGGTCCTTCGACACGTACAATTCGGTCGGAACGTATCTCCTGTTGGTCGCCGAGCGACGTGGATACGCCGTCGAGCAACTCGGAATCACAATCGAGCAACGCGAAGACGACTCCCGGTTCGGTAGCTTACGAGGGAATCTCGTGATTCTCCGGGCACTCTGGCGCACGATCCTCTTCGACATCAGGTCGACGTTCGAACGTCTCCGCGAGTGA
- a CDS encoding DUF4910 domain-containing protein — protein sequence MTYLNEDSVNSLLRELYPITRSVTGNGVRRTLERLSEITPLDVQSVPSGTQVYDWEVPPEWNIEDAYIENSDGERIVDIAENNLHVVSYSVPVETTLTFDELKDHLHTLPSMPDAIPYRTTYYDRDWGFCMRHDTLESMDEDDTYEVFIDSTLDPEGELTYADARIEGESDEEYILSTYCCHPSLANDNLSGVVLATLLFEQLRQRDTYHSYRLIIVPETIGSISYLSTHEAPMKNVNGGYVITTVAGPGTFDYKASFEHDHPVDQAARWALSDDEYDEYEFVPTGSDERQYSSPGFRIPTGTIAKDKYYEYKEYHTSKDDLSFISAEALLETLQRYLWAIGLLEMNRVYERVDPHCEFKLDRHDLYPTTGGKQQQPGYLDETDHKEFEYQLADEGAKSGDVFDAINWLMFSCDGSTSLFRIAKRSGVSVRTLHRAASELVDAELLEASA from the coding sequence ATGACTTATTTGAATGAGGACTCTGTGAATTCACTCTTGCGAGAGTTGTATCCGATAACACGGAGCGTGACCGGCAACGGCGTCCGGAGAACGCTCGAGCGGCTTTCGGAGATCACGCCGCTAGACGTCCAGTCCGTTCCGTCCGGCACTCAGGTCTACGACTGGGAAGTCCCGCCGGAGTGGAACATCGAGGACGCGTACATCGAAAACAGCGACGGGGAGCGGATCGTCGACATCGCAGAGAACAACTTACACGTCGTCAGCTACAGTGTGCCGGTCGAGACGACGCTCACGTTCGACGAGTTGAAAGACCATCTGCACACGCTACCGAGCATGCCCGACGCAATCCCCTACAGAACGACCTACTACGATCGAGATTGGGGGTTCTGCATGCGCCACGACACGCTCGAATCGATGGACGAAGACGACACGTACGAGGTGTTCATCGACAGTACTCTGGACCCCGAGGGAGAACTCACCTACGCCGACGCGAGAATCGAGGGGGAAAGCGACGAGGAGTACATCCTCTCGACGTACTGTTGCCATCCATCGCTCGCAAACGACAACCTCTCCGGCGTCGTCCTGGCAACGCTGCTGTTCGAGCAACTCCGACAACGCGACACCTACCACTCGTACCGGTTGATCATCGTCCCGGAAACTATCGGCTCCATCAGTTACCTCAGTACGCACGAAGCGCCGATGAAGAACGTGAACGGGGGGTACGTGATAACGACCGTTGCGGGGCCGGGAACGTTCGACTACAAGGCGTCTTTCGAGCACGACCACCCAGTCGACCAAGCCGCTCGCTGGGCACTCTCCGACGACGAGTACGACGAGTACGAGTTCGTCCCGACCGGCAGCGACGAGCGACAGTACAGTTCACCCGGGTTTCGCATCCCCACGGGGACCATCGCGAAGGACAAATACTACGAGTACAAGGAGTATCACACCTCGAAGGACGACCTCTCGTTTATCTCCGCTGAAGCGCTCCTCGAAACCCTGCAACGGTACCTGTGGGCCATCGGCCTCCTGGAGATGAACCGCGTGTACGAGCGGGTCGACCCACACTGCGAGTTCAAACTCGACAGACACGACCTGTATCCGACGACGGGCGGAAAACAGCAACAACCCGGGTATCTCGACGAGACGGACCACAAGGAGTTCGAGTACCAGTTGGCTGACGAGGGGGCGAAATCCGGTGACGTGTTCGACGCGATCAACTGGTTGATGTTCTCGTGTGACGGCAGCACCTCGCTGTTTCGAATCGCGAAACGGTCCGGCGTGTCGGTTCGAACGCTCCACCGCGCAGCGAGCGAACTCGTCGACGCAGAACTGCTGGAGGCTTCTGCATGA
- a CDS encoding SDR family NAD(P)-dependent oxidoreductase, with amino-acid sequence MLSDKNVLLTGGGGSVGRELSVRLLDSDLNVLRILDNNEPNLSRLASTLDDDRCRFLSGDIRDRDRLDRALEDIDVVVHTAAMKHVDVCEYNPFEAIKTNVLGIQNVIDAAIDTTVERMVFTSSDKAVNPANTMGTTKLLGEKLITAGNKHAGRSDLRLASVRFGNVVDSSGSVIPHFREQIREGGPVTLTDRRMRRFFLTFDDVYDLVTAAMTHTEGGEIFMKKMPAIRIEDLARVLIDELAPRFGHDPGAVEVELTGPRLGETFHEEMMTGREKQRTVETESLYAVLPETTDQDGYLEHDGLAGFTEATDVVQSTEEAAVLSPGEIASFLEQTGVLEVDE; translated from the coding sequence ATGCTCTCGGACAAGAACGTGTTGTTGACCGGCGGTGGCGGCTCCGTCGGTCGGGAGCTCTCCGTACGCCTGCTCGACTCTGATCTGAACGTCCTTCGGATACTCGACAACAACGAACCCAACCTCTCTCGTCTCGCCTCGACCCTCGACGACGACCGGTGTCGGTTCCTCTCGGGAGACATCCGAGACCGCGACCGCCTCGACCGCGCCCTCGAAGACATCGACGTCGTCGTCCACACTGCAGCGATGAAACACGTCGACGTCTGCGAGTACAACCCGTTCGAGGCGATCAAGACGAACGTCCTGGGGATACAGAACGTCATCGACGCCGCCATCGACACGACAGTCGAGCGGATGGTGTTCACGAGCAGCGACAAGGCGGTCAACCCGGCCAACACGATGGGGACCACGAAGCTCCTCGGCGAGAAGCTCATCACGGCCGGCAACAAGCACGCTGGGCGGTCCGATCTCCGCCTCGCCTCGGTGCGGTTCGGAAACGTCGTCGACTCCTCCGGCTCCGTCATCCCCCACTTCCGTGAGCAGATCCGCGAGGGAGGACCCGTGACGCTCACCGACCGCCGGATGCGGCGGTTCTTTCTCACCTTCGACGACGTGTACGACCTCGTGACCGCCGCGATGACCCACACGGAGGGCGGCGAGATATTCATGAAGAAGATGCCAGCGATCCGTATCGAGGACCTGGCGAGGGTCCTCATCGACGAACTCGCCCCGAGGTTCGGACACGACCCCGGTGCTGTCGAAGTCGAACTCACCGGTCCGCGGCTCGGTGAGACGTTTCACGAGGAGATGATGACCGGACGCGAGAAGCAACGAACCGTCGAGACGGAGTCGCTCTACGCCGTTCTCCCCGAAACGACGGACCAGGACGGGTACCTCGAACACGACGGGCTCGCGGGGTTCACCGAGGCCACTGACGTCGTCCAGTCGACGGAGGAGGCAGCGGTCCTCTCGCCCGGGGAGATCGCTTCGTTCCTCGAACAGACCGGCGTGCTAGAGGTGGACGAATGA
- a CDS encoding pseudaminic acid biosynthesis-associated methylase — MERDPEDLWDGEFGEEYTERNDLSVQEANEISEQRFGVSRTERMERFLGSVDRDARILEVGTNIGTQLKCLESIGFENLYGIDIQKNAVQKAHRTRPELNIIEGSADDIPFKDDFFDLVFTSVVLIHIPPERIETVLDEVVRCTSEWVYGYEYFAEEYTEVQYRGHDELLWKTDFPSLYLERFDLELVEKEFFEYQTDEYDNDTVDVEFLLRTPEA, encoded by the coding sequence ATGGAACGCGACCCAGAGGACCTGTGGGACGGTGAGTTCGGGGAGGAGTACACCGAGCGAAACGACCTCTCCGTCCAAGAGGCCAACGAGATATCCGAACAGCGGTTCGGCGTGAGTCGAACGGAGCGGATGGAGCGTTTTCTCGGCAGCGTCGACCGAGACGCCAGGATCCTGGAGGTGGGCACGAACATCGGAACGCAGCTCAAATGTCTCGAATCGATCGGATTCGAGAACCTGTACGGGATAGACATACAGAAGAACGCCGTTCAGAAGGCTCATCGAACCAGGCCCGAACTGAACATCATCGAGGGGAGTGCCGACGACATTCCGTTCAAAGACGACTTCTTCGATCTGGTGTTTACCTCTGTCGTCCTCATACACATCCCGCCCGAACGAATCGAGACCGTACTCGACGAGGTCGTCCGTTGTACGTCGGAGTGGGTGTACGGGTACGAGTACTTCGCCGAGGAGTACACCGAGGTCCAGTACCGCGGTCACGACGAACTGCTCTGGAAGACGGATTTCCCCTCCCTGTATCTGGAACGGTTCGACCTCGAACTGGTCGAGAAGGAGTTCTTCGAGTATCAGACCGACGAGTACGACAACGACACCGTCGACGTCGAGTTCCTCCTCAGAACGCCAGAGGCGTGA
- a CDS encoding SDR family oxidoreductase: protein MNRILLTGCSGFLGRYVGTRLADTYDVLGTYLTADVSSLDFETVKVDLLNPPFPRLLEYDPDALVHCAALTDVDECERNPGRAVRLNVDATEHVASLAAETGARLLYVSTDSVFDGSRGWWAETDSPDPVNVYGETKLDGERTAARLNDDTVVARTNFFGWNGAGRGSLAEWMIETLASGDRLPGFEDAFFTPLFAGDLATSLEALLVRDDTGVVHLGSRDRMSKYEFAREVAEVFELDSSSVAPVEMSSVDLDAPRGNDLSLDTARAETVLGRRMPDIRTGLERMRRERQ from the coding sequence GTGAACAGGATTCTCCTCACCGGGTGCAGTGGGTTTCTCGGGCGCTACGTCGGCACACGTCTGGCCGACACCTACGACGTACTCGGAACGTACCTCACTGCGGACGTCTCATCGCTCGACTTCGAGACGGTCAAGGTTGACCTCCTGAATCCGCCCTTTCCCCGCCTCCTCGAGTACGACCCGGACGCCCTCGTTCACTGTGCGGCACTCACAGACGTCGACGAGTGTGAGCGGAATCCGGGCCGCGCCGTCCGGCTGAACGTCGACGCGACCGAGCACGTCGCGTCGCTGGCAGCAGAGACCGGCGCTCGTCTGCTGTACGTCTCGACCGATTCGGTCTTCGACGGGAGCAGGGGTTGGTGGGCCGAGACGGACTCTCCCGACCCTGTCAACGTGTACGGGGAGACGAAGCTCGACGGGGAGCGGACCGCGGCCCGCCTCAACGACGACACGGTGGTCGCCAGAACGAACTTCTTCGGGTGGAACGGGGCGGGTCGGGGCAGTCTGGCGGAGTGGATGATCGAGACGTTAGCATCCGGTGACCGGCTACCGGGCTTCGAGGACGCGTTCTTCACGCCGCTGTTTGCAGGTGATCTGGCTACCTCTCTGGAAGCCCTGCTCGTACGGGACGACACCGGGGTCGTGCATCTCGGCAGCCGCGACCGGATGAGCAAGTACGAGTTCGCCCGAGAGGTCGCCGAGGTGTTCGAACTCGATTCGTCGTCGGTCGCTCCGGTCGAGATGTCGTCAGTCGACCTCGATGCCCCCCGAGGAAACGACCTCTCGCTCGACACGGCACGAGCGGAGACCGTCCTCGGGAGACGAATGCCGGACATCCGAACCGGACTCGAACGAATGAGACGGGAACGCCAGTGA
- a CDS encoding glycosyltransferase family protein, producing MARLVESGGDYCANKFERTFPRGFDVEVFTMESFERVYQESTEPHHREHVTPYYRENPQEFETVSLTADQVFDEPYMRDRGELRITLDEADDYELFRRIYAQVEYDDILPVDAAIKLIDDEDLQRLNAHVKQKNVK from the coding sequence GTGGCTCGGCTCGTCGAGAGCGGTGGAGACTACTGTGCGAACAAGTTCGAGCGAACGTTTCCGCGTGGCTTCGACGTCGAGGTGTTCACCATGGAGAGCTTCGAGCGGGTGTATCAGGAATCGACCGAACCACATCACCGAGAGCACGTGACACCGTACTATCGGGAGAACCCACAGGAGTTCGAGACCGTCTCCCTGACGGCAGACCAGGTCTTCGACGAGCCGTACATGCGAGACCGGGGAGAGCTCCGGATCACCCTCGACGAAGCGGACGACTACGAACTCTTTCGGCGGATATACGCACAGGTCGAGTACGACGACATCCTTCCGGTTGACGCGGCGATCAAACTGATAGACGACGAAGACCTCCAGCGACTCAACGCCCACGTCAAACAGAAGAACGTGAAGTAG
- a CDS encoding cytidylyltransferase domain-containing protein has product MNVVAVIQARMGSSRLPGKVMLPLDGRHVLEHVVRRTAAATSIDEVVVATSENGADDIIARYAERAGATVFRGSETDVLDRMYHAAKGAEADVVVRITADCPLIPRR; this is encoded by the coding sequence ATGAACGTCGTCGCAGTAATTCAGGCCCGGATGGGTTCGAGCCGGCTTCCCGGTAAAGTGATGTTACCGCTGGATGGACGACACGTCCTGGAACACGTCGTCCGACGGACCGCCGCGGCTACGTCTATCGACGAAGTCGTCGTCGCGACGTCGGAGAACGGCGCCGACGACATCATCGCGCGGTACGCCGAGCGGGCTGGCGCGACTGTGTTCCGGGGGAGCGAGACGGACGTACTCGACAGGATGTACCACGCAGCGAAGGGTGCCGAAGCCGATGTCGTCGTGCGCATCACGGCGGACTGCCCGCTCATCCCCCGGAGGTAA